The Streptomyces aurantiacus genome includes a region encoding these proteins:
- a CDS encoding TadE/TadG family type IV pilus assembly protein, translating into MKRLTKHLPQRLWRRLRDHRDDRGVSMLEFAGFLPILLVIGMAAIQLGLIGYGINQAGSAARAAARAASQGDNGAAAGQAAVSGWLNPNVSAAEGADLTTATVTLQVPAVIPLLPSVTVERHATMPTDD; encoded by the coding sequence ATGAAGCGGCTGACGAAGCACCTTCCGCAGCGCCTCTGGAGGCGGTTACGGGACCACCGGGACGACCGGGGTGTCTCCATGCTGGAGTTCGCCGGATTCCTGCCCATCCTCCTCGTCATCGGGATGGCGGCCATCCAGCTCGGCCTCATCGGCTACGGCATCAACCAGGCCGGTTCGGCGGCGCGGGCCGCGGCACGGGCCGCCTCACAGGGCGACAACGGCGCCGCGGCCGGGCAGGCCGCGGTGAGCGGATGGCTCAACCCGAACGTATCGGCTGCCGAGGGCGCCGACCTGACCACCGCGACGGTCACGCTCCAGGTGCCCGCCGTCATCCCCCTCCTGCCGAGCGTGACCGTGGAACGCCACGCCACGATGCCCACCGACGACTGA
- a CDS encoding CpaF family protein — protein MSLRARIAAPEESGPGREDGHLVAIYRAKLLEEIDLAEMSSLAAAERRIRLERVLGHIISREGPVLSTAERSQLIRRVVDEALGLGVLEPLLADASITEIMVNGPDSIFVERAGRVEQLPLRFASNEQLMQTIERIVSTVNRRVDESNPMVDARLPTGERVNVIIPPLALTGPTLTIRRFPRAYTLPELIGLGSLDEQMLMLLAAFVRARFNVIVSGGTGSGKTTLLNALSGLVPSHERIITIEDSAELQLQQEHVIRLESRPPNVEGKGQITIRDLVRNSLRMRPDRIIVGEVRGGETLDMLQAMSTGHDGSLATVHSNSAEDALMRLQTLGSMSEVQIPFEALKDQINSAVDVVVQLTRHADGSRKVTEIALLVSHGREQFRIVPVTRFVSRPTGPDRVVHGHFEHLPLPRSVAEKLFVAGEPLPPAFGVAEAIDVLNTRQAIG, from the coding sequence ATGAGCCTGCGAGCCCGTATCGCCGCACCCGAAGAGAGCGGACCCGGCCGCGAGGACGGCCACCTCGTCGCCATATACCGCGCCAAACTGCTCGAAGAGATCGACCTCGCGGAGATGTCGAGCCTCGCGGCGGCCGAGCGCCGCATACGCCTGGAGCGCGTGCTCGGGCACATCATCAGCCGCGAGGGCCCGGTCCTGTCGACCGCCGAACGCTCCCAGCTGATCCGCCGGGTCGTGGACGAGGCCCTGGGCCTCGGCGTCCTGGAACCCCTCCTCGCCGACGCTTCGATCACCGAGATCATGGTCAACGGCCCGGACTCCATCTTCGTGGAGCGCGCCGGGCGCGTGGAGCAGCTCCCGCTCCGGTTCGCCTCGAACGAGCAGCTGATGCAGACCATCGAGCGCATCGTCTCCACGGTCAACCGCCGCGTGGACGAGTCGAACCCGATGGTGGACGCCCGCCTGCCCACCGGCGAGCGCGTGAACGTCATCATCCCGCCGCTCGCCCTGACCGGCCCCACCCTCACGATCCGCCGCTTCCCGCGCGCCTACACCCTCCCGGAGCTGATCGGCCTCGGCTCGCTCGACGAGCAGATGCTGATGCTGCTCGCCGCGTTCGTCCGCGCCCGCTTCAACGTCATCGTCAGCGGCGGTACGGGCTCCGGGAAGACGACACTCCTCAACGCGCTCTCCGGACTCGTCCCGTCCCACGAGCGCATCATCACCATCGAGGACTCCGCGGAACTGCAGCTCCAGCAGGAGCACGTCATCCGCCTGGAGTCCCGCCCGCCGAACGTGGAGGGCAAGGGCCAGATCACCATCCGCGACCTGGTCCGCAACTCCCTGCGCATGCGCCCCGACCGCATCATCGTCGGTGAGGTCCGCGGCGGCGAGACCCTCGACATGCTCCAGGCCATGTCGACGGGCCACGACGGCTCCCTCGCCACCGTCCACTCGAACTCCGCCGAGGACGCCCTGATGCGGCTCCAGACCCTCGGCTCGATGTCCGAGGTGCAGATCCCCTTCGAGGCGCTCAAGGACCAGATCAACTCCGCGGTGGACGTGGTCGTCCAGCTCACCCGGCACGCCGACGGCTCCCGCAAGGTCACCGAGATCGCCCTGCTGGTCTCGCACGGCCGCGAACAGTTCCGCATCGTCCCGGTCACCCGCTTCGTGTCCCGCCCGACCGGCCCCGACCGCGTCGTCCACGGCCACTTCGAACACCTGCCGCTGCCCCGCTCGGTCGCGGAGAAACTGTTCGTCGCGGGCGAACCGCTGCCGCCCGCCTTCGGGGTGGCGGAGGCGATCGACGTCCTCAACACCCGCCAGGCCATCGGATGA
- a CDS encoding AAA family ATPase, with product MTVRILPAVGDIDSARALSTLLSQLADAEPAPPVADTTALLDTLARLAAESLDELPEVVLVHERVGPVPALDVIRDLVLRFPAVGVVLITADTSTSVLTAAMDSGARGIVGLPLGYDALAERVQAAAAWSTGMRRHLGSSTPELYAGPGGTVVTVTGAKGGVGATVTAVQLALAAQASGRSVALLDLDLQSGDVASYLDVQFRRSIADLAAISDINPRVLQDAVFTHDTGLGLLLAPAEGERGEEITDRVARQVLGALRSRYDVVVVDCGAQLNAANAAAVELADQALLLVTPDVVAVRAAKRMVRMWDRLQIRKAEETRTVVNRFARGTEIQPSLVERVTGTKVARTTVPAAFKELQSVVDAGRMQDLDARSTVKQALWSLAGELDLVAEQPAGGGGRRRRSSSDKGALALRRKGGDRGAVTLEFAGMFPILLVVMTILWQCALYGYTYSLAGNAADEAARAATAAYAVDGDVGGACETAGGENLPGAWDDAQIGCAPAGPVMRATVTAQVPLFFPGFDAGWTVEGEAGAALEGDD from the coding sequence ATGACCGTCCGCATCCTGCCCGCCGTCGGCGACATCGACTCGGCCCGCGCCCTCAGCACGCTCCTGAGTCAGCTCGCCGACGCCGAACCGGCCCCGCCGGTCGCCGACACCACGGCCCTGCTGGACACCCTGGCCCGGCTGGCCGCGGAATCCCTGGACGAACTGCCCGAGGTCGTCCTGGTCCACGAACGCGTCGGACCCGTCCCCGCACTCGACGTCATCCGCGACCTGGTGCTGCGCTTCCCGGCCGTCGGCGTCGTCCTCATCACCGCCGACACCAGTACGAGCGTGCTGACCGCCGCCATGGACTCCGGCGCACGCGGCATCGTCGGCCTGCCCCTCGGCTACGACGCCCTCGCCGAACGCGTCCAGGCCGCCGCCGCCTGGTCCACCGGCATGCGGCGCCACCTGGGCAGCAGCACCCCCGAGCTGTACGCGGGACCCGGCGGCACGGTCGTCACGGTGACCGGCGCGAAGGGCGGCGTCGGCGCCACGGTCACGGCCGTCCAACTCGCCCTCGCGGCACAGGCGTCGGGCCGCTCCGTGGCGCTGCTCGACCTGGACCTCCAGTCCGGTGACGTGGCCTCCTACCTGGACGTGCAGTTCCGCCGCTCCATCGCCGACCTCGCCGCGATCAGCGACATCAACCCGCGGGTCCTCCAGGACGCCGTCTTCACCCACGACACCGGGCTCGGACTGCTCCTCGCCCCCGCCGAGGGCGAGCGCGGCGAGGAGATCACCGACCGGGTGGCCCGGCAGGTCCTCGGCGCCCTGCGCTCCCGCTACGACGTCGTGGTCGTCGACTGCGGCGCCCAGCTGAACGCGGCGAACGCCGCCGCCGTCGAACTCGCCGACCAGGCACTGCTGCTGGTCACCCCCGACGTCGTCGCCGTCCGCGCCGCCAAACGCATGGTCCGCATGTGGGACCGCCTCCAGATCCGCAAGGCCGAGGAGACCCGCACGGTGGTCAACCGCTTCGCCCGCGGTACGGAGATACAGCCCTCCCTGGTCGAACGCGTCACCGGCACCAAGGTCGCCCGTACCACGGTCCCCGCCGCCTTCAAGGAACTCCAGTCCGTCGTGGACGCGGGCCGCATGCAGGACCTGGACGCCCGCTCGACGGTCAAGCAGGCGCTGTGGTCCCTGGCGGGCGAGCTGGATCTGGTGGCCGAGCAGCCCGCCGGGGGCGGCGGCCGTCGCCGCAGGTCCTCCTCGGACAAGGGCGCCCTCGCACTGCGCCGCAAGGGAGGCGACCGGGGCGCGGTCACCCTGGAGTTCGCGGGCATGTTCCCGATCCTGCTGGTCGTGATGACGATCCTGTGGCAGTGCGCGCTGTACGGCTACACGTACTCCCTCGCGGGGAACGCGGCGGACGAGGCGGCGCGGGCGGCCACGGCGGCGTACGCGGTCGACGGCGATGTCGGGGGAGCCTGCGAGACCGCCGGCGGGGAGAACCTGCCGGGCGCCTGGGACGACGCCCAGATCGGCTGCGCCCCGGCCGGGCCGGTCATGAGGGCCACCGTCACCGCCCAGGTGCCCCTGTTCTTCCCGGGCTTCGACGCCGGCTGGACCGTCGAGGGAGAGGCGGGCGCCGCACTGGAGGGGGACGACTGA
- a CDS encoding chitinase, with protein MPGRRRTWAGALAAVLAASALSLAGAGQASAADVNNTKNAGYESGLSHWTCSAGSGATVSSPVHAGAGALKATPAGQDNARCSQTVAVRANSTYTLSAWVRGGYAYLGASGTGTTDVSAWTPDSASWKQLTTSFTTGANTTSVTVYTHGWYGQAAYFADDVSVFGPDGGGGGDPDPVVPSTPAGLNVASTTSSSVSLAWNTVSGASGYNVYRGGTKVLAVSGTSATVTGLAASTSYPFQVTATNTAGESARSATVTGTTRASSGGGGTLPKHAVTGYWQNFNNGAAVQKISDVPSQYDIIAVSFADATATPGAVTFTLDSAGLGGYTVDQFKADVRAKQAAGKKVIISIGGERGTVAVNDSASAANFANSVHSLMQTYGFDGVDIDLENGLNATYMTQALRSLSSKAGSSLIITMAPQTIDMQSTSNSYFQTALNIKDILTVVNMQYYNSGSMLGCDGKVYSQGSVDFLTALACIQLEGGLAPSQVGLGVPASTRGAGSGYVSPSIVNNALDCLAKGTNCGSFKPSRTYPDLRGAMTWSTNWDATAGNAWSNAVGPHVHGLP; from the coding sequence ATGCCCGGACGCAGAAGGACATGGGCGGGTGCACTCGCCGCCGTACTCGCCGCGTCCGCCCTCTCCCTGGCCGGCGCCGGCCAGGCCTCGGCCGCGGACGTCAACAACACCAAGAACGCCGGTTACGAGTCCGGGCTCTCCCACTGGACCTGCTCGGCGGGCAGCGGCGCCACCGTCTCCTCGCCCGTGCACGCGGGCGCGGGCGCCCTGAAGGCCACGCCGGCCGGGCAGGACAACGCCCGGTGCAGCCAGACCGTGGCGGTGAGGGCCAACTCGACGTACACGCTGAGCGCGTGGGTGCGGGGCGGGTACGCGTACCTCGGCGCGAGCGGCACGGGTACGACGGACGTGTCGGCCTGGACGCCGGACTCCGCGTCCTGGAAGCAGCTGACGACGTCCTTCACGACGGGCGCGAACACGACGTCCGTGACCGTCTACACGCACGGCTGGTACGGGCAGGCGGCGTACTTCGCCGACGACGTGTCCGTGTTCGGGCCCGACGGGGGCGGAGGCGGCGACCCCGACCCGGTCGTCCCGTCCACGCCGGCCGGTCTGAACGTGGCGTCCACGACCTCCTCGTCCGTCTCCCTCGCCTGGAACACGGTGTCGGGCGCGAGCGGCTACAACGTCTACCGCGGCGGTACGAAGGTCCTCGCGGTGAGCGGCACCTCGGCGACCGTCACCGGCCTGGCCGCCTCCACCTCGTACCCCTTCCAGGTCACCGCGACGAACACGGCGGGTGAGTCCGCGAGGTCGGCGACGGTCACCGGGACGACCAGGGCGTCCTCCGGCGGCGGGGGCACGCTGCCCAAGCACGCGGTGACCGGCTACTGGCAGAACTTCAACAACGGCGCGGCCGTCCAGAAGATCTCCGACGTCCCCTCCCAGTACGACATCATCGCGGTGTCCTTCGCCGACGCCACGGCCACTCCCGGCGCGGTGACCTTCACCCTCGACTCGGCCGGACTCGGCGGCTACACCGTCGACCAGTTCAAGGCGGACGTCCGCGCCAAGCAGGCCGCGGGCAAGAAGGTCATCATCTCCATCGGCGGCGAGCGCGGCACGGTGGCGGTGAACGACTCCGCCTCGGCGGCGAACTTCGCGAACTCCGTCCACTCGCTGATGCAGACGTACGGCTTCGACGGTGTCGACATCGACCTGGAGAACGGCCTCAACGCCACCTACATGACGCAGGCCCTGCGGTCCCTGTCCTCGAAGGCGGGCTCCTCGCTGATCATCACGATGGCCCCGCAGACGATCGACATGCAGTCGACGTCGAACTCCTACTTCCAGACGGCCCTGAACATCAAGGACATCCTCACGGTCGTCAACATGCAGTACTACAACAGCGGTTCGATGCTCGGCTGCGACGGCAAGGTGTACTCGCAGGGCTCGGTGGACTTCCTGACAGCCCTCGCCTGCATCCAGCTGGAGGGCGGCCTCGCCCCGTCCCAGGTGGGCCTCGGCGTCCCCGCGTCGACGCGCGGCGCGGGCAGCGGATACGTCTCCCCGTCGATCGTGAACAACGCCCTGGACTGCCTCGCCAAGGGCACGAACTGCGGCTCGTTCAAGCCGTCGAGGACCTACCCGGACCTGCGCGGCGCGATGACCTGGTCGACGAACTGGGACGCCACCGCGGGCAACGCGTGGTCGAACGCGGTGGGCCCGCACGTGCACGGGCTGCCGTAG
- the cpaB gene encoding Flp pilus assembly protein CpaB, whose product MNSRQRRGVILLVLSVLCAVGAFAGVLSVIRDVKSKVGPEVTAYRLKDDIAPYKELSADQFEKVSMPERWLSSTAVTRLSEVRGKIAVTQLRKGSLLQSDMIVDRPALEAGQQEIAILIDAATGVAGKINPGSRVNIYATFKDERDNGKDQSKVIVENARVIDVGKLTALDPGQSSNDRRRTASEAVPITFALDTADAQRVAYAESFAEHVRLALLADGSDATVAPGDRSYTLDEDK is encoded by the coding sequence GTGAACTCACGCCAGCGCCGCGGCGTCATCCTGCTGGTCCTCTCGGTCCTGTGCGCCGTGGGTGCCTTCGCCGGAGTGCTGTCGGTGATCCGCGACGTGAAGTCGAAGGTCGGCCCCGAGGTCACGGCGTACCGGCTGAAGGACGACATCGCGCCCTACAAGGAGCTGTCGGCCGACCAGTTCGAGAAGGTCTCCATGCCCGAGCGGTGGCTCTCGTCCACCGCGGTCACCAGGCTCTCCGAGGTGCGCGGCAAGATCGCCGTCACCCAGCTGAGGAAGGGCTCGCTGCTCCAGAGCGACATGATCGTCGACCGGCCCGCGCTGGAGGCCGGCCAGCAGGAGATCGCGATCCTGATCGACGCGGCGACCGGTGTGGCGGGCAAGATCAACCCGGGTTCGCGGGTCAACATCTACGCCACGTTCAAGGACGAGCGCGACAACGGCAAGGACCAGTCGAAGGTCATCGTGGAGAACGCCCGCGTCATCGACGTCGGCAAGCTGACCGCGCTCGACCCCGGCCAGTCCAGCAACGACCGCCGCCGCACCGCCAGCGAGGCCGTCCCCATCACGTTCGCCCTCGACACCGCCGACGCCCAGCGCGTCGCGTACGCCGAGTCGTTCGCCGAGCACGTCCGCCTCGCCCTCCTCGCGGACGGCTCCGACGCCACCGTCGCCCCCGGCGACCGCTCGTACACCCTCGACGAGGACAAGTAG